One Paraburkholderia flagellata genomic window carries:
- a CDS encoding SDR family oxidoreductase: protein MQTVLITGCSSGFGLEIARYFLARDWQVVATMRTPRADVLPPSERLRVLALDVTNPESVRQAVELAGPIDVLVNNAGFGAASPAELVPLATVRELFETNTFGTIALTQAVLPQFRQRKAGVVVNVTSSVTLKALPLLAAYRASKVAVNAFTESMALELAQFGIRAHLVLPGRAPDTRFGENARDHIHGFDHEAYADLARAVVARLEDTSSPITHAQDVAEAVWRAATDPSSPMHIPAGADAEAWAAEVR, encoded by the coding sequence ATGCAAACCGTCCTGATCACCGGCTGCTCTTCCGGTTTCGGCCTCGAGATCGCCCGCTACTTTCTGGCCCGCGACTGGCAGGTCGTCGCCACGATGCGCACGCCGCGCGCCGACGTACTGCCGCCGTCGGAACGCCTGCGCGTACTGGCGCTCGACGTCACGAATCCGGAGAGCGTTCGCCAGGCGGTCGAGCTCGCCGGCCCGATCGACGTCCTCGTGAACAACGCGGGCTTCGGCGCGGCTTCCCCGGCCGAACTCGTGCCGCTCGCGACGGTGCGCGAGCTCTTCGAAACCAACACCTTCGGCACGATCGCATTGACGCAGGCGGTGTTGCCCCAGTTCCGGCAGCGCAAGGCCGGTGTCGTCGTGAACGTCACGTCGAGCGTGACGTTGAAGGCACTCCCCCTGCTCGCCGCGTACCGTGCGAGCAAGGTGGCCGTGAACGCCTTCACCGAGTCGATGGCGCTGGAACTCGCGCAGTTCGGCATCCGGGCACACCTGGTGCTGCCGGGCCGCGCGCCCGACACCCGCTTCGGCGAGAACGCGCGCGACCACATACATGGCTTTGACCACGAGGCCTATGCCGATCTCGCCAGGGCGGTCGTCGCGCGGCTGGAGGATACGTCTTCCCCGATTACCCACGCACAGGACGTCGCCGAAGCCGTGTGGCGCGCGGCGACCGACCCGTCATCGCCGATGCATATCCCGGCCGGCGCCGACGCCGAAGCCTGGGCGGCCGAGGTCCGCTGA
- a CDS encoding SDR family oxidoreductase — MQDKLIALVTGANQGIGLQIAKDLVTHGFTVLLGSRNLERGEAAATEVGPHARALQLDVTDQASIDAAAERIRNEFGRLDVLINNAAISNTNRQPGQSVEAYARTTRPSNVPLAEMRAVWDTNVFGVLAVYQAMLPLLREAPAARIVNVSSGVGSLTTNSDPAFAYRAIFGPVYPASKTALNALTVAMAIELEPEGIKVNAVSPGYTSTNLNGYAGTETVEEGAREAVRVALLGPDSPTGNFTRWENKPIPW, encoded by the coding sequence ATGCAGGACAAACTTATCGCTCTGGTCACCGGGGCAAACCAGGGAATCGGCCTTCAGATTGCCAAGGATCTCGTGACTCACGGATTCACCGTGCTGCTCGGCTCGCGCAATCTCGAGCGCGGCGAGGCTGCGGCGACGGAGGTGGGGCCGCACGCACGCGCGCTTCAGCTCGACGTGACGGATCAGGCTTCGATCGACGCTGCGGCGGAGCGCATTCGCAATGAGTTCGGTCGTCTCGATGTGCTCATCAACAACGCGGCGATCTCGAATACGAACAGACAGCCCGGCCAGTCCGTCGAGGCGTACGCGAGGACGACCCGTCCGAGCAACGTGCCCCTCGCCGAAATGCGCGCAGTGTGGGACACCAACGTATTTGGCGTCCTCGCCGTTTACCAGGCAATGCTGCCGCTCCTGCGCGAGGCGCCGGCGGCCCGCATCGTCAACGTGTCGAGCGGCGTTGGGTCGCTGACGACGAATTCGGACCCGGCTTTCGCCTACCGCGCGATTTTCGGCCCCGTCTACCCGGCATCCAAGACGGCGCTCAACGCGTTGACAGTCGCCATGGCAATCGAGCTGGAGCCTGAGGGTATCAAAGTCAACGCCGTTTCTCCGGGCTATACCAGCACGAACCTCAACGGCTATGCCGGCACGGAGACTGTCGAGGAAGGCGCACGCGAGGCGGTGCGCGTTGCGCTGCTGGGCCCGGACAGCCCGACAGGGAATTTCACGCGCTGGGAAAACAAACCAATCCCATGGTGA
- a CDS encoding AraC family transcriptional regulator, with the protein MIDPLADVVMLLQPGARFSKLVHCASPWRTGRSNAGQPFYCVILEGGCRIAIDGHEPIKLLSGDFVLIPAAYGVAMSSLEPPPGMETPAPVALGNGEFRIGPLGNPVDARMMAGHCSFGSPDAPLLVSLLPQLVHVRGEQRLATLVQLVREESREQRPAREVVLSRLLEVLLIEALRSTAGGTNASPGLVSGLADCRLAAAIRGMHALPAHSWTVAELAKEAALSRSTFFERFSRALGVAPMEYLLTWRMALAKDLLRRNEGRVAEIAERVGYSSASTFSVAFTRHVGRPPTRYARDEQAAANGA; encoded by the coding sequence ATGATCGATCCGTTGGCCGACGTGGTGATGCTGCTTCAGCCGGGTGCCCGGTTCTCGAAACTCGTCCACTGCGCGAGCCCCTGGCGCACCGGTCGTTCGAATGCCGGGCAGCCGTTCTATTGCGTGATCCTCGAGGGCGGGTGCCGCATCGCAATCGACGGACACGAACCCATCAAACTCCTGTCGGGTGACTTCGTCCTGATTCCCGCGGCATACGGCGTCGCGATGTCCAGCCTCGAGCCGCCGCCGGGCATGGAAACGCCGGCGCCCGTCGCGTTGGGCAACGGTGAATTCAGAATCGGTCCCCTCGGCAATCCGGTCGACGCGCGAATGATGGCGGGTCATTGCAGCTTCGGTTCGCCGGATGCACCGCTGCTGGTTTCGCTGCTGCCGCAACTCGTCCATGTGCGCGGCGAACAGCGGCTGGCCACGCTCGTGCAACTCGTGCGGGAGGAATCCCGCGAGCAGCGGCCCGCGCGCGAAGTCGTGCTCTCACGGTTGCTGGAAGTGCTGCTCATCGAGGCGCTGCGTTCCACGGCAGGAGGGACGAACGCGTCACCGGGTCTCGTAAGCGGGCTCGCCGACTGCCGCCTCGCGGCCGCGATCCGCGGGATGCACGCCCTCCCGGCGCATTCGTGGACGGTCGCCGAGTTAGCGAAGGAGGCCGCGCTTTCGCGCTCGACCTTCTTCGAGCGCTTCAGCCGTGCGCTCGGCGTCGCGCCGATGGAATATCTGCTCACCTGGCGCATGGCGCTCGCGAAGGATCTGCTGCGCCGTAACGAAGGGCGGGTCGCGGAGATCGCGGAGCGCGTCGGCTATAGCTCCGCCAGCACCTTCAGCGTGGCCTTCACCCGACACGTTGGCCGGCCGCCGACGCGATATGCGCGTGACGAACAGGCGGCCGCGAACGGCGCATAA